The proteins below are encoded in one region of Enhydrobacter sp.:
- a CDS encoding hemolysin family protein gives MPDSTARASQPGPSGPASPGESPSSPSTTTDSPARSSWLRSVWRRLRRRERNEAVREAIEELIEGTPESDTPISDDQRELLGNILKLRDKTVADVMVPRVDIVGISADTPLDEVVRLIQAEAHSRYPVYRESLDDVIGMIHIKDVLAYWGTPKKFNLRDILRRVVFVAPTLPVLDMLLDMRRSRTHMALVVDEFGGTDGLLTIEDLVEEIVGEIEDEHDVAQAPTLARRMDGTLDVNGRTPVELLEQEIGNVLSEDERREIDTVGGLIFSLLGRIPERGEVVRHPSGIEFEILDVDPRRIRRLRVRPPAAPQAAA, from the coding sequence ATGCCTGACTCCACAGCGCGTGCATCGCAGCCGGGGCCATCCGGCCCGGCGTCGCCCGGAGAGTCGCCTTCCTCGCCGTCTACGACCACCGACTCGCCTGCCCGCAGTAGCTGGCTGCGCAGCGTCTGGCGGCGCCTGCGCCGGCGCGAGCGCAACGAGGCGGTACGCGAAGCCATCGAGGAACTGATCGAGGGCACGCCGGAAAGCGACACGCCGATCAGTGACGATCAGCGCGAGCTTCTGGGAAACATCCTGAAGCTGCGCGACAAGACGGTCGCGGACGTTATGGTGCCGCGCGTGGACATCGTCGGCATCTCGGCCGATACCCCGCTCGACGAGGTGGTACGGCTGATCCAGGCCGAGGCGCACTCGCGCTATCCGGTCTACCGCGAGTCGCTCGACGACGTGATCGGCATGATTCACATCAAGGATGTGCTGGCCTATTGGGGCACGCCGAAGAAGTTCAATCTTCGCGACATCCTGCGGCGTGTGGTCTTCGTGGCGCCGACGCTGCCCGTGCTCGACATGCTGCTCGACATGCGGCGCTCGCGCACCCACATGGCGCTGGTGGTCGACGAATTCGGGGGCACCGACGGCCTCCTCACCATCGAGGATCTGGTCGAGGAGATCGTGGGAGAGATCGAGGACGAACATGATGTCGCCCAGGCGCCTACGCTGGCCCGCCGCATGGACGGCACGCTCGACGTCAACGGCCGCACGCCCGTGGAGCTCCTCGAGCAGGAGATCGGCAATGTGCTGTCGGAGGACGAACGGCGCGAGATCGATACCGTGGGCGGCTTGATCTTTTCACTGCTGGGACGCATTCCCGAGCGCGGCGAGGTGGTGCGCCATCCGTCCGGCATCGAGTTCGAGATCCTCGACGTCGATCCGCGCCGCATACGGCGTCTGCGCGTGCGGCCGCCCGCCGCGCCGCAAGCGGCCGCCTGA
- the lnt gene encoding apolipoprotein N-acyltransferase — protein sequence MTLEGKRALVAGLVAGALAGLAMPPLDWLPLAVAGIVVFVWLWDGAPTGKVALLRGWAWGLGHFAVGSYWIVEAFFVPPADFELLGPPIVLGLAVVLGFFPGVAAGAARWMALRWPYLTGRYRRLVLLAIAWTVAEWLRGHVFTGYPWNPLAHVWTFATPLLQGAALFGVYGLGTLTFLVLAAPAAGWRASVAALAAVGAAAAAGLWIMMPVDSGHAGPVVRIVQPNIAQQDKWRRDDAEKHLRHLIEMSRRPGFAHLAAVIWPETAVPFTVEPDSPILPVLAVAAPPGGYLLAGAERTSGPLRDEVWNSLLAIDSKGTVLGHYDKVHLVPLGEYIPFHKELGFLSALVGRGSFEQGKGHVTLDLPGLPAFAPAICYEAIFPGEIVGPGPRPRWIINITNDAWFGVSSGPYQHLASARLRTIEEGLPMLRAANTGVSAVIDAYGRVIASLDMEHEGIIDHAIPSARPPTPYSRWHDWTLVILLAVLGLLARVRAHTLITR from the coding sequence ATGACGCTGGAAGGGAAACGCGCCCTGGTGGCGGGACTGGTCGCAGGCGCCCTCGCTGGCCTTGCCATGCCACCGCTCGACTGGCTGCCGCTGGCGGTGGCGGGCATCGTCGTCTTCGTCTGGCTATGGGACGGTGCGCCGACCGGCAAGGTCGCCTTGTTGCGCGGCTGGGCATGGGGCCTGGGTCATTTCGCGGTCGGCTCATACTGGATCGTCGAGGCATTCTTCGTCCCGCCGGCCGATTTCGAGTTGCTGGGACCGCCGATCGTGCTGGGGCTCGCGGTCGTGCTGGGCTTCTTCCCTGGGGTGGCGGCCGGCGCGGCGCGATGGATGGCCTTGCGCTGGCCCTATCTGACGGGCCGCTACCGCCGTCTGGTGCTGCTGGCGATCGCCTGGACCGTGGCCGAATGGCTGCGCGGCCACGTCTTCACCGGCTACCCGTGGAACCCGCTGGCCCATGTCTGGACGTTCGCGACACCTCTTCTGCAAGGCGCGGCCCTGTTCGGCGTCTACGGTCTCGGCACTCTCACCTTTCTCGTCCTCGCTGCCCCGGCGGCCGGCTGGCGCGCGTCGGTTGCGGCGCTTGCCGCAGTCGGTGCGGCGGCTGCCGCGGGACTTTGGATCATGATGCCTGTCGATTCGGGCCACGCCGGACCGGTCGTGCGCATCGTCCAGCCCAACATTGCCCAACAGGACAAGTGGCGACGCGACGATGCCGAGAAGCATTTGCGCCATCTGATCGAGATGAGTCGCCGGCCGGGATTTGCGCATCTCGCCGCCGTGATCTGGCCCGAAACGGCGGTGCCGTTCACGGTCGAACCGGATTCGCCGATCTTGCCGGTGCTCGCCGTGGCGGCGCCGCCGGGCGGCTACCTGCTGGCCGGCGCGGAGCGAACCAGCGGACCGCTGCGCGACGAGGTGTGGAACTCGCTGCTCGCGATCGACAGCAAAGGCACCGTGCTCGGCCACTACGACAAGGTCCATCTCGTGCCGCTCGGCGAGTACATTCCCTTCCACAAGGAGCTGGGCTTCCTCTCGGCTCTGGTCGGCCGCGGCTCCTTCGAGCAGGGCAAGGGCCACGTGACGCTCGATCTGCCGGGCCTGCCCGCCTTCGCGCCGGCGATCTGCTACGAGGCGATCTTTCCAGGCGAGATCGTCGGACCGGGACCACGGCCGCGCTGGATCATCAACATCACCAACGACGCCTGGTTCGGCGTTTCGAGCGGTCCCTACCAGCATCTCGCCAGCGCCCGGTTGCGCACGATCGAGGAAGGTCTGCCGATGCTGCGCGCCGCCAACACAGGCGTGTCGGCCGTCATCGACGCTTATGGCCGCGTCATCGCCTCGCTCGACATGGAGCATGAAGGCATCATCGACCATGCGATTCCGTCCGCCCGGCCACCGACGCCATACAGCAGATGGCACGACTGGACGTTGGTGATCCTGCTGGCGGTTCTCGGGCTGCTGGCACGCGTGCGAGCGCACACACTGATCACAAGATAA
- a CDS encoding helix-turn-helix transcriptional regulator gives MARSHPVDVHVGARMRQRRTLLGMSQEKLGTAVGLTFQQIQKYERGSNRIGSSRLFEFAKVLDVPVSYFFDEMPSNALAGRPMSGRGRKGGFGEAATPFEQEKDPLIKRETLELVRAYYKIRESRVRKRIFEMVKAVGAASHAEVLGGRKGR, from the coding sequence ATGGCGAGATCGCACCCTGTCGATGTTCACGTGGGAGCGCGCATGCGGCAGCGGCGGACTCTGCTCGGGATGAGCCAGGAGAAGCTCGGCACCGCGGTCGGGCTCACCTTCCAGCAGATCCAGAAGTACGAGCGAGGGTCGAACCGGATCGGCTCCAGCCGCCTGTTCGAATTCGCCAAGGTTCTGGACGTGCCGGTGTCGTACTTCTTCGACGAGATGCCATCGAACGCGCTGGCCGGCCGGCCGATGTCGGGCCGCGGCCGCAAGGGCGGCTTCGGCGAGGCGGCAACGCCCTTCGAGCAGGAGAAGGACCCTCTCATCAAGCGCGAGACGCTGGAACTCGTGCGCGCCTACTACAAGATCCGCGAGTCGCGCGTGCGCAAGCGCATTTTCGAAATGGTCAAGGCCGTCGGCGCAGCGAGCCATGCCGAGGTTCTGGGCGGCCGCAAAGGCCGCTGA
- the metK gene encoding methionine adenosyltransferase, with amino-acid sequence MALKNYIFTSESVSEGHPDKVCDQISDAILDAFIANDEKLGIADDSHANTRLGCETLATTNKIVIAGEGRASEPYMRKYGKHTIVNREALAQIARDVVRDIGYDQDGFSFHGADVEVLLHGQSPDIARGVDAKKNGGNLGEQEGAGDQGLMFGFACRDSEEYEKNSFMPAPIYFSHKILEVLSQARRSGELPDLQPDAKSQVTVRYVDGKAVGAVKVVVSTQHKEATAKGKKYNSGAIREMIKPYVEKSLPKGWMPKKASDFFVNPTGNFVVGGPDGDCGLTGRKIIVDTYGGYAPHGGGAFSGKDPTKVDRSAAYAARYLAKNVVAAGLADRCLIQVAYAIGVADPMSLYVNTEGTGKVDERKLEKVLSDIFPLRPTAIRRGLELNKPIYRRTAAYGHFGRKPDRDGGFSWERLGLVPELKRAFGAR; translated from the coding sequence TTGGCGCTCAAGAACTATATCTTCACCAGCGAATCGGTTTCCGAGGGCCACCCGGACAAGGTCTGCGACCAGATCTCGGATGCGATCCTCGACGCCTTCATCGCCAATGACGAGAAGCTCGGCATTGCCGATGACAGCCACGCCAATACGCGGCTCGGCTGCGAGACGCTGGCCACCACCAACAAGATCGTCATCGCCGGTGAAGGCCGCGCTTCCGAGCCGTACATGCGCAAGTACGGCAAGCACACGATCGTCAACCGCGAGGCCCTGGCCCAGATCGCGCGCGACGTCGTGCGCGACATCGGCTACGACCAGGATGGCTTCAGCTTCCACGGCGCCGACGTCGAGGTGCTGCTGCACGGTCAATCGCCCGATATCGCCAGGGGGGTCGACGCCAAGAAGAACGGCGGCAACCTCGGCGAGCAGGAAGGGGCCGGTGACCAGGGCTTGATGTTCGGCTTCGCCTGCCGTGACAGCGAGGAGTACGAGAAGAATTCCTTCATGCCGGCGCCGATCTACTTCTCGCACAAGATCCTGGAGGTGCTGAGCCAGGCCCGCCGTTCGGGCGAGCTGCCGGACCTGCAGCCGGACGCCAAGAGCCAGGTCACAGTGCGCTATGTCGACGGCAAGGCCGTCGGCGCCGTCAAGGTCGTGGTCTCCACGCAGCACAAGGAAGCGACGGCGAAGGGCAAGAAGTACAACTCGGGCGCGATCCGCGAGATGATCAAGCCGTATGTCGAGAAGTCTCTGCCCAAGGGCTGGATGCCGAAGAAGGCGTCCGACTTCTTCGTGAACCCGACCGGCAATTTCGTCGTCGGCGGCCCGGATGGCGATTGCGGGCTCACCGGTCGCAAGATCATCGTCGATACCTATGGCGGCTACGCGCCGCACGGCGGCGGCGCCTTCTCGGGCAAGGACCCGACCAAGGTCGACCGTTCGGCCGCCTATGCCGCGCGCTATCTCGCCAAGAACGTCGTCGCCGCAGGCTTGGCCGACCGCTGCCTGATCCAGGTAGCCTATGCCATCGGCGTCGCCGACCCGATGTCGCTCTATGTGAACACCGAAGGCACCGGCAAGGTCGACGAGCGCAAGCTGGAGAAGGTGTTGTCCGACATCTTCCCGCTGAGGCCCACCGCCATCCGCCGGGGCCTGGAGCTCAACAAGCCGATCTATCGGCGCACGGCCGCCTACGGCCATTTCGGCCGCAAGCCCGACCGCGACGGTGGCTTCTCCTGGGAGCGGCTCGGTCTCGTGCCGGAGCTGAAGCGCGCCTTCGGGGCGCGCTGA
- a CDS encoding MmcB family DNA repair protein — protein MIPSAPARQTRPDTTIAVCRGACRLMRQSGRSVLLEMPLPDGRRADIFIVAPNGELTIVEVKSSVEDWRVDTKWPDYLAWCDLLYFAVPVDFPRVLIPQEVGLIVADGYGGEILRHSTRRPVAPARRKSLLIDCARLASERLARLEDPDFVELG, from the coding sequence ATGATCCCAAGCGCTCCAGCCCGGCAGACACGGCCCGACACGACGATCGCCGTTTGCCGCGGCGCCTGCCGGCTGATGCGGCAGAGCGGCCGTTCGGTGCTGCTCGAGATGCCGCTGCCCGATGGACGGCGCGCCGACATCTTCATTGTCGCGCCAAACGGTGAGCTGACGATCGTCGAGGTGAAGTCCTCGGTCGAGGACTGGCGGGTCGACACCAAGTGGCCGGATTATCTCGCCTGGTGCGACCTCCTCTATTTCGCCGTGCCCGTCGATTTTCCCCGGGTGCTCATCCCGCAGGAGGTCGGCCTGATCGTGGCCGACGGCTATGGCGGCGAAATCCTGCGCCATTCGACGCGGCGGCCGGTCGCGCCCGCCCGTCGCAAGTCGCTGCTGATCGACTGTGCGCGCCTCGCCTCGGAACGGCTGGCCCGGCTGGAAGACCCCGACTTCGTGGAGCTGGGCTGA
- a CDS encoding tetratricopeptide repeat protein yields the protein MKPAWAVLLAALLGVAGPASAQSHGGAPPPALQDAIASYRTGDLATAEAALRRLAPANADAEAWLGAVLVARGMAREGLQALRHALAAGSPEAAHQLGLVFAQGLAGVQRDDAQAVQLFEKAAAAGHYRAELNLGVLYFRGQGVPRNLVQARSWLEKAALSDDPYALYALGRALEEGDGEAGADPTRAAALYRRAAEKGHPLAALRYGLALADGVGVKADAAGAQRWLLAAQKDGVPEAALALGDMTARMLSPRDKDANRKILETAAAWYRRAADAGVASAQFKLANAYAAGSGVGRDLAQAMTWYGRAAHQGLPEAQLALGLLLLGGAAGTADPAEGYKWLLLAERGGRTESRMVQEKVSGQISAADRARGEALAAGFIPKPERPTDDAPPRLVRPAP from the coding sequence ATGAAGCCGGCCTGGGCGGTGCTGCTTGCGGCGCTGCTCGGCGTCGCAGGGCCGGCATCCGCCCAGTCGCATGGCGGCGCCCCCCCACCGGCATTGCAGGACGCCATTGCGAGCTATCGCACCGGCGACCTCGCTACCGCCGAAGCCGCGCTGCGACGGCTGGCGCCCGCCAATGCCGACGCCGAAGCCTGGCTCGGCGCCGTGCTGGTCGCTCGCGGCATGGCCCGAGAGGGATTGCAGGCGCTGAGGCACGCCCTCGCCGCCGGGTCGCCCGAAGCCGCCCATCAGCTCGGCCTGGTGTTCGCACAAGGTCTGGCCGGCGTGCAGCGCGACGATGCCCAGGCGGTGCAGCTCTTCGAGAAGGCCGCTGCGGCAGGTCACTACCGCGCCGAGCTCAATCTCGGCGTCCTCTACTTCAGAGGCCAGGGTGTGCCGCGCAACCTCGTGCAGGCGCGGAGCTGGCTCGAGAAGGCCGCCCTGTCGGACGACCCCTACGCGCTCTACGCGCTCGGGCGCGCCCTCGAGGAAGGGGACGGCGAGGCTGGTGCCGATCCGACTCGCGCCGCCGCCCTCTATCGGCGTGCAGCCGAGAAGGGGCATCCTCTGGCGGCCCTGCGCTATGGCCTCGCCCTCGCCGACGGCGTGGGCGTGAAGGCGGATGCGGCCGGCGCGCAGCGATGGCTGCTGGCGGCGCAAAAGGATGGCGTTCCAGAAGCGGCGTTGGCGCTGGGCGATATGACCGCACGCATGCTCTCGCCGCGAGACAAGGACGCCAACCGGAAGATCCTGGAGACCGCCGCGGCCTGGTACAGGCGCGCCGCCGATGCGGGTGTCGCATCGGCGCAATTCAAGCTGGCCAATGCCTATGCAGCCGGCTCCGGCGTCGGACGCGATCTCGCGCAGGCCATGACCTGGTACGGGCGCGCCGCCCATCAGGGCTTGCCGGAAGCCCAGCTTGCCCTGGGTCTCCTGTTGCTGGGCGGCGCGGCGGGGACGGCCGATCCGGCCGAAGGCTACAAATGGCTGCTGCTGGCCGAGCGCGGCGGCCGGACCGAATCCCGTATGGTGCAGGAGAAGGTGTCGGGACAGATCTCTGCCGCCGACCGTGCCCGAGGCGAAGCGCTCGCCGCCGGCTTCATCCCGAAGCCGGAGCGCCCCACGGACGATGCTCCACCCCGGCTCGTCCGACCGGCACCCTGA
- a CDS encoding TetR/AcrR family transcriptional regulator: MSRSQDGRIVRGLRTRQSLIQATLDLIHAGDVEPTSAAIATIAGVSSRALFQHFSSLADLYAAAFDLAVSRAFAASRPVDSAAPLSSRIDLLVSDRSALFEEWLPVWHFAERVRSVAPAVGLGVAQLRKLLRERLAAWFATELGNLDSAARDLVLDSLDVAFGLDSWMNMREQLRLSPIHASRTWRFTAEAIVLQALAVPSQPVAVA; encoded by the coding sequence GTGTCGCGGTCGCAGGACGGCCGCATCGTTCGCGGCCTGCGCACGCGCCAATCGCTGATCCAAGCCACGCTCGATCTGATCCATGCCGGCGACGTCGAGCCCACGTCGGCGGCGATCGCGACCATCGCCGGCGTCTCCAGCCGGGCCCTGTTCCAGCACTTTTCCAGTCTGGCCGATCTCTATGCCGCGGCATTCGACCTCGCGGTCAGCCGCGCTTTCGCGGCCAGCCGGCCGGTCGACAGCGCCGCGCCGCTTTCCAGCCGCATCGATCTTCTGGTGTCGGACCGTTCGGCACTGTTCGAGGAATGGCTGCCGGTCTGGCATTTCGCCGAACGCGTACGCAGCGTCGCGCCTGCCGTGGGACTGGGCGTGGCGCAGTTGCGCAAGCTCCTGCGCGAGCGGCTCGCTGCCTGGTTCGCGACGGAACTCGGCAATCTCGATTCGGCGGCGCGCGATCTCGTGCTCGATTCGCTCGATGTCGCCTTCGGCCTCGACAGCTGGATGAACATGCGCGAGCAGCTGCGCCTGTCACCGATCCATGCTTCGCGCACCTGGCGGTTCACCGCGGAGGCGATCGTCCTGCAAGCTCTTGCCGTACCCTCACAGCCCGTGGCGGTGGCCTGA
- a CDS encoding cytochrome c: MRRKILVVALIGMVGVGAMVGNATAALAQDDVIKQREDNRKQTAAAMRAIKGVIDSKGDAKVVVEQAAKLKTLEAAFEKLFPPGSDKGKTEALPVVWTDWNGFLAASKNADAAYDKLAVAGGSGDFAAIQTAFVNTGKACGACHEKYRVKKQQ; encoded by the coding sequence GTGAGACGGAAGATCCTGGTTGTGGCGTTGATCGGCATGGTGGGTGTCGGGGCGATGGTGGGCAACGCGACCGCCGCTTTGGCGCAGGACGACGTGATCAAGCAGCGCGAGGACAATCGCAAGCAAACCGCTGCCGCAATGCGCGCCATCAAGGGCGTGATCGACTCGAAAGGCGACGCGAAGGTGGTCGTCGAGCAGGCGGCCAAGCTCAAGACGCTCGAGGCGGCCTTCGAGAAGCTGTTCCCGCCCGGCTCCGACAAGGGCAAGACCGAGGCCCTTCCCGTCGTCTGGACCGACTGGAATGGCTTCCTGGCCGCCAGCAAGAACGCCGATGCGGCATACGACAAGCTCGCCGTGGCAGGAGGTTCGGGCGACTTCGCCGCCATCCAGACGGCCTTCGTGAACACGGGCAAGGCCTGCGGCGCCTGTCACGAGAAGTATCGCGTCAAGAAGCAGCAGTGA
- a CDS encoding cytochrome c, whose amino-acid sequence MRFSKLAKAAVLVAIVAGTAAFVLTMPSRIPASALSPRSADLANGETMFNIGGCSSCHATPHQGDRTRLGGGLALATPFGTFKAPNISPDPTHGIGAWSEADFVNAMKKGIGRNGEHLYPAFPYTSYQRMRLADVRDLYAYLKTLPPVETPSQPHDLAFPFTVRRGLGLWQLLYVDGKAFAPDDSRDAVWNRGAYLVEGPGHCAECHSPRNLIGGIEANRRFAGGPDPTGKGWVPNITPGPGGIADYSVKDIAYLLETGFTPGFDSVGSSMADVVKNTSKLSAEDRLAIATYIKSLPPRSGKAPPKGPKTD is encoded by the coding sequence ATGCGATTCTCGAAACTGGCGAAAGCGGCCGTGCTGGTCGCGATCGTTGCCGGTACGGCGGCCTTCGTGCTGACCATGCCGTCGCGGATTCCCGCGAGCGCGCTTTCGCCGCGCAGCGCCGATCTCGCCAATGGCGAGACGATGTTCAATATCGGCGGCTGCTCCTCCTGCCATGCGACGCCGCATCAGGGCGACCGGACGCGTCTGGGAGGCGGCCTCGCGCTCGCCACGCCGTTCGGCACGTTCAAGGCGCCGAACATCTCGCCCGATCCGACCCACGGCATCGGCGCCTGGAGCGAAGCCGACTTCGTCAACGCCATGAAGAAGGGCATCGGCCGCAACGGCGAGCATCTCTATCCGGCTTTTCCCTACACTTCGTATCAGCGCATGCGTCTCGCCGACGTGCGCGATCTCTATGCCTACCTGAAGACCTTGCCGCCGGTCGAAACACCATCGCAGCCGCATGATCTGGCATTCCCCTTCACCGTGCGGCGCGGGCTCGGTCTGTGGCAATTGCTCTATGTCGACGGCAAGGCGTTTGCGCCCGACGATTCAAGGGATGCCGTCTGGAATCGCGGCGCCTATCTGGTCGAAGGCCCGGGCCACTGCGCGGAGTGCCACAGTCCCCGAAACCTGATCGGCGGCATCGAGGCGAACCGGCGCTTCGCCGGCGGCCCCGATCCCACGGGCAAGGGATGGGTGCCCAACATCACGCCCGGACCCGGCGGCATCGCCGACTACTCGGTCAAGGATATCGCCTATCTTCTCGAGACCGGGTTCACGCCGGGCTTCGATTCGGTCGGCTCCAGCATGGCCGACGTGGTGAAGAACACGAGCAAGCTTTCGGCCGAGGACCGGCTGGCGATCGCCACCTACATCAAGTCCCTGCCGCCGCGGTCCGGCAAGGCGCCGCCCAAAGGCCCCAAGACCGATTGA
- a CDS encoding MoxR family ATPase, which produces MKFTGTDSYVARDDLRVAVNAAIALQRPLLIKGEPGTGKTVLAHEVAKALGAPLIEWHIKSTTKAQQGLYEYDAVSRLRDSQLGDERVKDIANYIKRGKLWDAFTLAERPVLLIDEIDKADIEFPNDLLLELDRMEFYVYETQEVVKASQRPVVMITSNNEKELPDAFLRRCFFHYIRFPDRETMTQIVDVHFPGLQRNLLREALNIFYDIREVPGLKKKPSTSELLDWLKLLMVEDMSPEALRSKDSKQLIPPLHGALLKNEQDVHLFERLAFMARREQRQ; this is translated from the coding sequence ATGAAATTTACCGGTACCGACTCCTACGTTGCCCGCGACGATCTGCGCGTGGCGGTGAACGCGGCCATCGCGCTGCAGCGCCCGCTGCTGATCAAGGGCGAGCCCGGCACCGGCAAGACCGTGCTGGCCCACGAGGTCGCCAAGGCGCTGGGCGCCCCGCTGATCGAATGGCACATCAAGTCGACCACCAAGGCCCAGCAGGGCCTCTACGAATACGACGCGGTCTCGCGCCTGCGCGACAGCCAGCTCGGCGACGAGCGCGTGAAGGACATCGCGAACTACATCAAGCGCGGCAAGCTGTGGGATGCCTTCACCTTGGCCGAGCGGCCGGTGCTCCTGATCGACGAGATCGACAAGGCCGACATCGAGTTCCCCAACGACCTTCTGCTCGAGCTCGACCGCATGGAGTTCTACGTCTACGAGACGCAGGAGGTGGTGAAGGCGTCGCAGCGGCCGGTGGTGATGATCACCTCCAACAACGAGAAGGAGCTGCCCGACGCCTTCCTGCGCCGCTGCTTCTTCCATTACATCCGCTTTCCCGACCGCGAGACCATGACCCAGATCGTGGACGTCCACTTCCCCGGCCTGCAGCGCAACCTGCTGCGGGAGGCGCTGAACATCTTCTACGATATCCGCGAGGTGCCGGGCCTCAAGAAGAAGCCCTCGACCTCGGAGCTGCTCGACTGGCTGAAGCTCCTGATGGTCGAGGACATGTCGCCCGAGGCGCTGCGCTCCAAGGACTCCAAGCAGCTCATTCCGCCGCTGCACGGCGCCTTGCTCAAGAACGAGCAGGACGTTCATCTCTTCGAGCGGCTGGCCTTCATGGCGCGGCGGGAGCAGCGTCAGTAG
- a CDS encoding VWA domain-containing protein, whose product MFVNFFLELRQAKVPVSIKEYLALMEAMDKGVAEYSVDDFYFLSRSVLVKDERNLDKFDRVFGHVFKGLEAPAGEGTTAEIPEEWLRKLAEKLLTEEEKKQIEALGGWEKLMETLKKRLEEQQKRHQGGSKWIGTAGTSPFGAYGFNPEGVRIGQDKNREGRAVKVWDKREYKNLDDTVEIGTRNIKIALRRLRKFAREGAEVELDMPDTIRSTARNAGYLDIKMIPERRNKVKLLLLFDIGGSMDAHIRVCEELFSAARSEFKHLEFFYFHNCLYEKLWKDNRRRHVDTFPTAQLLHTYPPDYKVIFVGDASMSPYEIAYPGGSVEHWNEEAGQVWMQRMAETYRSLVWLNPVPERHWSYTPSIQLLQQLTSSRMFPLTLGGLDSAMKELNK is encoded by the coding sequence ATGTTCGTGAACTTCTTCCTCGAGCTGCGACAGGCCAAGGTGCCGGTCTCCATCAAGGAGTATCTGGCGCTGATGGAGGCGATGGACAAAGGCGTCGCCGAGTACAGCGTCGACGATTTCTACTTTCTCTCGCGCTCGGTTCTGGTGAAGGACGAGCGCAACCTCGACAAGTTCGATCGCGTGTTCGGTCATGTGTTCAAGGGGCTGGAGGCGCCGGCCGGCGAGGGCACGACGGCGGAGATCCCGGAGGAATGGCTGCGCAAGCTCGCCGAGAAGCTCCTGACCGAGGAGGAGAAGAAGCAGATCGAGGCGCTGGGCGGCTGGGAGAAGCTGATGGAGACGCTGAAGAAGCGTCTCGAGGAGCAGCAGAAGCGCCATCAGGGCGGCAGCAAGTGGATCGGCACGGCCGGCACCTCGCCGTTCGGGGCCTACGGCTTCAACCCAGAGGGCGTGCGCATCGGCCAGGACAAGAACCGCGAGGGCCGCGCCGTCAAGGTGTGGGACAAGCGCGAGTACAAGAATCTCGACGACACGGTCGAGATCGGCACGCGCAACATCAAGATTGCGCTGCGCCGGCTGCGCAAGTTCGCGCGCGAGGGCGCCGAGGTCGAGCTCGACATGCCCGACACCATCCGCTCGACGGCGCGCAATGCGGGCTATCTCGACATCAAGATGATCCCCGAGCGGCGCAACAAGGTGAAGCTCCTGCTGCTGTTCGACATCGGCGGCTCGATGGATGCCCATATCCGCGTCTGCGAGGAGCTGTTCTCGGCGGCGCGCTCGGAGTTCAAGCACCTTGAGTTCTTCTACTTCCACAACTGCCTCTACGAGAAGCTGTGGAAGGACAATCGCAGGCGCCACGTCGACACCTTCCCGACGGCGCAGCTCCTGCACACCTATCCGCCCGACTACAAGGTGATCTTCGTCGGCGATGCCTCGATGAGCCCCTACGAGATCGCCTATCCCGGCGGCTCGGTCGAGCACTGGAACGAGGAGGCCGGCCAGGTCTGGATGCAGCGCATGGCCGAGACCTATCGCAGCCTGGTCTGGCTCAATCCCGTGCCCGAGCGGCACTGGAGCTACACGCCCTCGATCCAGCTCCTGCAGCAGCTCACCTCCAGCCGCATGTTCCCGCTCACCCTGGGCGGCCTCGACAGCGCGATGAAGGAATTGAACAAGTGA